GACTGTCATAAACAACCACATCACGGGCGATTGAATCCAGTTGAGCATAATTCAAATACTGGTTCCAGCACCATATTTGGTTGGTTCCGTTTGTGATCAGAACATTCAGTTTGCTGTCCACGCACACGCCCTGGGGGTGCGGCACTTCATCCAGCCCGTCCAGGCCGTCACGCTGCAGCAGTGCTCCGGCTTTGGTCATCACAACGATATTGTCATTTCCCTCATCAGCGACAAAAATCAATCCGTCCGGCCCCATGCTGATATCGACGGGATGATTGAAAGAATAGCCCAGCGCTGAAGCATCCCATACCGGAAAGAGCTCGACATAGCTGGTATCATTGGCGCCAAATGAAGCAGAATCGCCGGCAGGCGCGGGCAGGGGCATTTTATCATATTCACAGGCCACAAATACGGCACAGGCCATCAATAAATATTTGACTTTACGAAACAAATCTCGAATCCTTGCTTATAATTCAAATCTAAAGGTGAATTGCTGTGTGGAACTCAAATATGTATAATCCGCGTAGGAATAATCGATTTTGGCGGTTTTGCCGAAAACCGTAACACGAAATCCGGCCCCGAACGTCCAGTTATTGGAATCGGAATTGCTCAAATAGCCGGATCGAAGATTAAAATGCTCAAACGCCTGATATTCGACGCCGATCACATAATTTTCAGCGTCATCCATCGGATGGTCCATCTGGAACGAGCCGGTAAATGTATGCTCACCCACTGAATAGACATCCATCGCCACACCCAGACTGAAAATGGTCGGCGGTGAAAAGGCTTCATAACTCGACTCGCTGGTTCCGATTTTTTCACGGCGTTCATAAGAACCTGCCGGACGCAAATCGTTACCGAAATTCCGCATACAGGCGGCCAGTCGCAATGTTTTATAGCCTGTCCAGTAATAGGTGCCAAAGTCGAATAATATACCGTCCATAACCAGATCGTCCAGTTGTTCTCGCACATATTTTCCACTAATCCCGAAAGAAAAGCGGTCAGTCATGCGAATGGATACGCCAAGTCCGGTCATCATATCATAATAGCTGAAATATTCGCCATTGCCGTAAGGATGATACTCTGTGGTGACGGGCATATCAGCGAGGTGCAGATAACCGACAAACGCACCCAGTGCAATATTCGAGTTCACCTGATGCACATAACCCAAATATTCTGAATCCACATCCAAAAGCCAGTCTGTATGCGAAACCATAATCTCGTTGCTGTTCACCTGTACCAATCCGGCAGGATTCCAGTAAAGAGAAGACGCATCATTGGACATGGCGACAAACGCACCTCCCATGGATACGGCCCGGGCGCCCACACCGATTTTCAAATAGGTCATAGCAGACGTGCCGGCGCGCTGTTCGCCGAGTTCGGGGAGTAAACTCTGCCCGAAAACAGGACAGACGATGATAAATAAAAGTAATACAGATAATTTTCTTTGCATAATACCAATTCCGTTAAAAACGTATACCAATTCCGGTTAACACACGACGCGGCCAGTTGTAGCGGGCCGGATTATCGGGCGGCAGATCGAACGGGTCATCATACCATGTTTTGGGGATGATATCGCCGGGTTCATAAGGCCTTCCGGTAGCCGGATTGATGATTCGCGGGATTTTTGCATTGAATACGTTTTGTGCTTCGATAAAGAAAGACAATGCCGTACCGGCAAAATCAAAATTTTTGTAAAATTTAATATCTGTGCGCATCCAGGGATCCGAAATACTGCCGTATCTGTCTTTTTCGTAAATATGGTTTTCCACATCCACTAATTGCGTATAGCGTTTCCCGGATTCAACTTCCCAGCGCAGGGATATGCCCCAATTTGCCGGAACAGGAATTCCGAACAATCGCACATTTGAACCTTTGGGCATATCAAAGTAAAGGTCTGTTGAGAAACGATACGGGCGGTCCCAGCTCAAACGGCTTTCCCGCAGCGGTTTCTCCGAAACCTTGCCGGCGGCAACCAGCAGATTGGTGTTTGGCGTTGAACTTTTGCCCGTGGCCACAGCATAGGTGAAATCAATATTACCGCTCAGGTATTTCGAATAGCGGCGTCTAAACCGCAGTTCCACACCGCGTGAACGAGCGTAATCCATGTTCACGTACATGAGAAAACTGATATTGCCGTATCTGGGACTGAATTTACTGATACGGGTCGACGTCGGATAATCAAACATATCCTTGTAATAGGCTTTGATCTCTATGGTCTGATTGGCATTAAACCTGTGTTTGAGCCCGAGTTCATAAGCAACCGTGGTTGTAGGGTCCAGATTGGGATTGCCGAACAACTGGTAGGTTGCTTCAGACGTTGATTTCAGTTTTGCATAAACATATTGTCCCTTGGGCTTTTGGGAAAAATGTCCATAATACAGGTACAGCACATCGTTATCGGTAACCGGGTGTGATATACCCAGTCTGGGACTCAAATGACTCTTGCCGCGCATGCCAAAGAGTTCAAACGTCTCATTGTTGTACTTTTTCCGGGCTTGCTCTGTGATGATCACAGTTTCCGGGTCCCGGACCGCATTATCCACATATTCACCGGGGAACCAGTAATCATAGCGCAGTCCAATATTGACAATCATGCCCGAATAGGTAATGCGGTCCTGAATATAAAACGCACCGTCATTTGGATAAACACGGAAAAAATCATGGTTGCGTCCCAGTCCGGTTTCGCCATACCAGGGCGCGTTGATGTCAATGACCTGCATATCCGTATAGCGCGAGTGCAGTCCAAATTTGATTTGATGCCGGTCGTTGGGCTGGGTCGTGATATTGGCTTTCAGCTGATAATTATCACTAAAATAATCATACCAGTTTTCCGCATCGCCGGTATCCCAGAATCCGTCTCCGTATCGGGTCTGGATATTACCGCGGCTGTCCGGTGTATAGGTAATCGGCTGGAGATCGAGGTGCTGATCATAGTCGCTCCAGTGTTTATTCCGAACCGCAGAATGCAGGCTGGTATAAAAACGGGAAAACATGACCTTGTAATATGTCTTCGAAGACAATGTATGCGTCCACTGCAGAGTAGCCAGATTGGCTTCCTTGGTAAAGGTATTATAATGATCGAGGTTCTGCTGAAATTCATAAGGATAACCGCGGTTACCGCTGATATGCGGCATAAAATACCCCTGATTGATGTTCAGAGAACGATCATAGGACATCACAAATTTCATACCGGGTTTGATATACCAGCTCAACTTGCCGAGCAAATGCCAGTCATTTTCTTCCCGTGGTGCAAACTGCTTAAAATCCGGGTTAGACGGATACAGTTTATCAGCCTGAGGCAAGTAAGAATCTCTGATGCGGCCATAGCCGCTGACAAAGAAGGACAGATCACCGGGCAGGTCCAAACCGATGTTCTCCAGAGCTCCGGTGATGGGTTCCGGTCCGCCGAGATTGAACTGCAGTCCATCTGTGTTATAGCTCTCCCACAAACCGGAGACGACATTATCGGATTTATAAGACAACCCGCCGGTATAGGTATCGGTACCCTCTTTGGTCTCAATATCAATAATGCCGGACATGGCCTGTCCGTATTCTGCATTATAGCCGCCGGTGATCACTTTGAGTTCCTTGATCGAGGCAGCATTGACATACAGGGTGTTGGAATAGCCGGAAAGCGGGTCCTTGATAGACTGACCATCAATAATATACATACTCTCATCAGCCCGGCCACCGCGGATGTGTATTTTATTGTCCTGCATCACCACACCCAGCTGGTCTTTAACCAGATCCTCAACGTTTTCCACGACCTTTTGTTCGATTTCCTGAGACGAAAGTCGCTGCTGAGAAGCGGTCACATCCGTTTCCAGCAGAGGCTTTTCACCGACAACCTGTACATCCTGTCCCAGAGCCAGAACCGTGGGCTGGAGCGCAAAATTTACCTCTATTTTTTCCGACAGCCTGACCCGCACTCCGGTTTTGAGCTGTACGGTATACCCCATCATGGAGGCCTTGATATCATAATCGCCGGGAGTCAATCCCGTAATTTTATATCGGCCGTCGGCGCCGGTGGCTGCGCCCTTGTAGGTGCCGGGGACTAGAACATTGACGCCCGGCAGTGATTCTCCAGTTTCCTTGTCTGTAATATGTCCGGTAATGGTGGTGGTTTGCGACCATAACGTACCGGCCAGAAACAATGCAACTAAAAATTTAAAATTCATTGATCAGGGTCCAAATTCTTCAAAAAGTATATATCTCATCACGTCAACGACGTTATCTCTTCCATAGCAAAAATGAAAAGGCAGGGAAAAATAAATACAGGCTCCCTCTCCCACTCTATAGCGCAGTCCCACAGCAGGAGCGCCACTGTAGGGCACTTGCATGGTGGTTGTCGAATCATGTTGCATTCGATAAATAACATCAGACTGCGAACCGGGGATCAGGGCTGACACCCGATTGCCCAGCAATTGGCCCAGTTCCAGATCATAGAGTGAATCACTGGCTGTTTCAAAACTTGCATTTACGCGGACACCGGAAAACAGGCGGCCGCCCGGGTTGAGTCGATAAACCGAATCAATATCTGTAAACGTCCAGGTGGTGTCCGGACGCTCTTCATTGCCGTTGCTGATAAATATATGACCGCCGTTTTTCACAAAACGGGTAATACTCAGACCGGCATCAGTGAGATTGGGACGTCCGAGATGCGAAAACCAGATCACCTTGTCAAAATAGCCCAGATTGGCCTGTATATCAATCGAGGAATACGGCAGGGTATTCTGCGCATTGATAGACGGGGAGCCGACACTGCCGATTTCCCAGATCGAATATCCTTCCGGCGAAACCAGTTGATCCAGAATATCGGTGTACCAGGTTTCAATTTCACGTTTGGTTTGATCCTGTGCATAATCGTTGACCAGCAGAATATCGCCTTTGGGTTCCTTGACCTGCCAGCGATTGGGTACATTGGGATCAGTCGGGTCCGGAAAACTCACTGCATCGCTGGTGGCGCCGGATATATCCACAGCACGTACGAAAAAACGATGTTCTCCAGGAGAAATATCCCGCAGCGTTATCTGGTTGACGCTGCCGTCCAGCCGCTGCCATTCGCTGGTGTCATCGAGGGCATACTCGATATGCGTGATCGTTTCACGGCCGTCCGGATCCTGGGCATCCCAGATAAATGTGCGTGTGGGAAACGTATAACTGGTGACATTTGCATTGCCGCGCACCTGGGGATTGCTGTTGAGAGCAAACATGATCGTAGGCGGCGAATTGAATACCGGAAAGCGTAGTGTAACCGGTTCCGGGTCTTCAAGCCCCTGATCATCCACGGCCCAGACTGAAAAGGAAAACTCGTCATAATCTGTACGGATCGGCACGTAAAATGTATCAGATTCCTGGGTAGTATATGTGGGTTCAGGATCAAAATCCCATTGATAAAAATAACCCATTACCTGACCATCGGGATCGTCGCCCCACCAATGCAGAACCTGCTTGCTGGGGGTGGTATCCAGTCCGGTGGTATAAAAGTCGGACACAATATCTCCATTGTCCAGCGTATCATACACAGTCGACTGCTGCTGATCGACCATGAGGAACAAATGTGTATCCGGCGGATGATTTCCCACAGGCTCAGAAACACGCTTATCGCCAAAGGGATCATCCAGGCTGCAGGACATCAGGAACGCAACCATCAAAATAATCAAACTTGTTTTTTTCATAGAAAAAATCACCGGGATGTCCGGCACAGGACATCCCGGCTAACTGTTTTATTTAATCATCATCATTTTTTTATGTGAGACAAAATCACCGGCTTTGATCCGGTAAATATAGACACCGGAACCCACACGGTTGCCGGTTTTATCCGTACCGTCCCAATTCAACACATGACGTCCCGAAGAAAATTCGGTATTGGTCAGTGTCTTGACGTGACGGCCGAGCACATTGTAAACAGCAACCTGTACACGTTCGGATTGGGGAATTTCAAAATAGATTTTAGTTTCCGGA
This genomic window from candidate division KSB1 bacterium contains:
- a CDS encoding PorV/PorQ family protein: MQRKLSVLLLFIIVCPVFGQSLLPELGEQRAGTSAMTYLKIGVGARAVSMGGAFVAMSNDASSLYWNPAGLVQVNSNEIMVSHTDWLLDVDSEYLGYVHQVNSNIALGAFVGYLHLADMPVTTEYHPYGNGEYFSYYDMMTGLGVSIRMTDRFSFGISGKYVREQLDDLVMDGILFDFGTYYWTGYKTLRLAACMRNFGNDLRPAGSYERREKIGTSESSYEAFSPPTIFSLGVAMDVYSVGEHTFTGSFQMDHPMDDAENYVIGVEYQAFEHFNLRSGYLSNSDSNNWTFGAGFRVTVFGKTAKIDYSYADYTYLSSTQQFTFRFEL
- a CDS encoding TonB-dependent receptor; translation: MNFKFLVALFLAGTLWSQTTTITGHITDKETGESLPGVNVLVPGTYKGAATGADGRYKITGLTPGDYDIKASMMGYTVQLKTGVRVRLSEKIEVNFALQPTVLALGQDVQVVGEKPLLETDVTASQQRLSSQEIEQKVVENVEDLVKDQLGVVMQDNKIHIRGGRADESMYIIDGQSIKDPLSGYSNTLYVNAASIKELKVITGGYNAEYGQAMSGIIDIETKEGTDTYTGGLSYKSDNVVSGLWESYNTDGLQFNLGGPEPITGALENIGLDLPGDLSFFVSGYGRIRDSYLPQADKLYPSNPDFKQFAPREENDWHLLGKLSWYIKPGMKFVMSYDRSLNINQGYFMPHISGNRGYPYEFQQNLDHYNTFTKEANLATLQWTHTLSSKTYYKVMFSRFYTSLHSAVRNKHWSDYDQHLDLQPITYTPDSRGNIQTRYGDGFWDTGDAENWYDYFSDNYQLKANITTQPNDRHQIKFGLHSRYTDMQVIDINAPWYGETGLGRNHDFFRVYPNDGAFYIQDRITYSGMIVNIGLRYDYWFPGEYVDNAVRDPETVIITEQARKKYNNETFELFGMRGKSHLSPRLGISHPVTDNDVLYLYYGHFSQKPKGQYVYAKLKSTSEATYQLFGNPNLDPTTTVAYELGLKHRFNANQTIEIKAYYKDMFDYPTSTRISKFSPRYGNISFLMYVNMDYARSRGVELRFRRRYSKYLSGNIDFTYAVATGKSSTPNTNLLVAAGKVSEKPLRESRLSWDRPYRFSTDLYFDMPKGSNVRLFGIPVPANWGISLRWEVESGKRYTQLVDVENHIYEKDRYGSISDPWMRTDIKFYKNFDFAGTALSFFIEAQNVFNAKIPRIINPATGRPYEPGDIIPKTWYDDPFDLPPDNPARYNWPRRVLTGIGIRF